One window from the genome of Myripristis murdjan chromosome 6, fMyrMur1.1, whole genome shotgun sequence encodes:
- the LOC115360924 gene encoding ovochymase-2: MHDVLRVVGGTEATYGSHPWLVSLQSKGSHFCGGAILTERWIMTAAHCFASVSKEFLDGVRVVVGEFDQRVHDEEEQVFLIKNISVHEKYKHAVPMSYDIALLELDQRVQLGVHVQPICLPLPNENFLPKTRCVVGGWGRMKERGRLPAVLREVQLDLVEPARCKYVLQTVRSSTLYQGPERLQPAMTVLCAGPERGGKDACQGDSGGPLVCPGGSGGRRWVALGLTSWGKGCGRSWGNNSSRPPSRRGSPGVFTDIKLLLPWIKSKLREADWQHQGRTPSRLCSVSDGPVADSEGVIRNPASPAHHYGNNELCSWVISAPPGCGILLEFDHFDLENDSHCLYDRLTVSVGANRPLAVFCGSVPPGPVLLRDSQSATLLFSTDVSGAGSGFVVSHRAIHGNPSPGCGTVVLVGDQNAVHSPNYPQSYSNDSICRWVIYAPQGHVVKLDFVDFDLEESDGCLYDSLAVLGNVEGTEEIVVLCGGSVPPPVLSYDSIMVLRLTSDGSVTHRGFNATLAFISHTDLHAQERRGVAGRRDDDDGDDDVTANLQHVTSHVSVDPAGAAERPSSSRASSHRALLGQDGHVDVGSDDEDYSRESSGWDQSPAGRRL; the protein is encoded by the exons ATGCATGACGTTCTCAGGGTGGTGGGAGGAACCGAGGCCACATACGGATCACATCCATGGCTG GTTTCTCTGCAGAGCAAGGGATCTCATTTCTGTGGAGGAGCAATCCTGACAGAGCGCTGGATCATGACCGCCGCCCACTGCTTTGCATCGGTCTCCAA AGAGTTTCTTGACGGTGtgagggtggtggtgggagaATTTGACCAGAGAGTTCATGACGAAGAGGAGCAGGTCTTCCTCATCAAGAACATCTCAGTCCATGAGAAGTACAAGCATGCTGTGCCCATGAGTTATGACATTGCCCTGCTGGAGTTGGATCAACGTGTTCAATTGG GAGTTCATGTCCAGCCAATATGTCTGCCTCTGCCCAATGAGAATTTTCTGCCTAAAACCAGATGCGTTGTGGGTGGATGGGGCAGGATGAAAGAAA GGGGCCGTCTTCCTGCGGTACTGAGAGAGGTCCAGTTGGACTTGGTGGAGCCAGCCAGGTGTAAATATGTGCTCCAGACCGTGAGAAGCTCCACTCTGTACCAGGGACCAGAGAGGCTTCAGCCGGCCATGACCGTGCTGTGTGCCgggccagagagaggagggaaagacgCCTGTCAG GGGGACTCAGGGGGTCCCCTGGTGTGTCCAGGTGGATCGGGGGGCCGACGCTGGGTGGCGCTGGGTTTAACATCCTGGGGGAAGGGCTGCGGTCGGAGCTGGGGAAACAACAGCAGTCGGCCCCCGTCCAGAAGAGGCTCACCAGGGGTTTTCACCGACAtaaagctgctgctgccctggATCAAGAGCAAACTAAGAGAAG CTGATTGGCAGCACCAGGGCAGGACTCCATCAA gactCTGCAGCGTGAGCGATGGGCCGGTGGCCGACAGCGAGGGTGTCATCAGAAACCCCGCCAGCCCCGCTCATCACTACGGCAACAACGA actgTGTTCGTGGGTGATCTCTGCTCCTCCAGGTTGTGGTATCCTATTGGAGtttgatcattttgatttgGAGAATGACTCTCACTGTCTCTATGACCGGCTCACTGTCTCAGTCGGGGCCAACAGGCCTCTTG CAGTGTTCTGCGGCAGTGTCCCTCCTGGCCCGGTGCTCCTGAGGGACTCCCAGAGTGCAACACTTCTCTTCTCCACTGACGTTAGCGGAGCGGGAAGTGGGTTTGTTGTCAGTCATCGTGCCATCCATGGAAATCCTAGTCCTG GATGCGGGACAGTGGTTCTGGTGGGGGATCAGAATGCTGTGCACAGCCCGAACTACCCACAGTCTTACAGTAACGACTCCATTTGCCGTTGGGTCATCTATGCTCCACAGGGCCATGTTGTTAAG CTGGACTTTGTTGATTTTGACCTGGAGGAGTCAGATGGATGTCTGTACGACTCCCTCGCTGTCCTGGGAAATGTGGAGGGAACAGAGGAGATCG TGGTGCTGTGTGGCGGCAGTGTCCCCCCTCCCGTCCTGTCCTATGACAGCATCATGGTGCTCCGGCTCACCTCAGACGGCTCGGTCACACACAGAGGCTTCAACGCCACACTGGCCTTCATCAGCCATACAG ACCTGCATGcacaagagaggagaggtgtgGCGGGTCGGCgcgacgatgatgatggtgatgatgatgtgacagCGAACCTGCAGCACGTGACATCACACG